One Acutalibacter muris DNA window includes the following coding sequences:
- a CDS encoding V-type ATP synthase subunit D, translated as MASKQITPTRMELTRLKKKLVTATRGHKLLKDKRDELMRQFLEKVRENKTLREQVEKGIKAANKNFLLARAGMQDQVLNTAMLAPKQRVSVEAGMENVMSVEIPTFDFKTRTPDQNDIFSYGFAFTSSDLDGAVQSLADIFPDMLKLAEIEKSCQLMAVEIEKTRRRVNALEHVMIPELQANIKYISMKLDENERSTQIRLMKVKDMVLKDAHNYETF; from the coding sequence TTGGCGAGTAAACAGATAACCCCTACCCGCATGGAGCTTACGCGCCTTAAAAAGAAGCTGGTTACCGCAACCCGGGGCCATAAGCTCCTGAAAGACAAGCGGGATGAGTTAATGCGCCAGTTCCTGGAGAAGGTACGGGAGAACAAGACCCTCCGCGAGCAGGTGGAAAAGGGCATAAAAGCCGCTAACAAGAACTTTCTGCTGGCCCGGGCGGGTATGCAGGACCAGGTGCTCAATACCGCCATGCTGGCCCCAAAGCAGCGGGTGTCCGTTGAGGCCGGTATGGAGAACGTCATGAGCGTGGAGATACCTACCTTCGACTTCAAGACCCGCACCCCCGACCAGAACGATATCTTCTCCTACGGCTTCGCCTTTACCTCCAGCGATCTGGACGGCGCGGTGCAGTCACTGGCGGACATCTTCCCGGATATGCTGAAACTGGCGGAGATAGAAAAGTCCTGCCAGCTGATGGCCGTGGAGATAGAGAAGACCCGCCGCAGGGTCAACGCCCTGGAGCACGTGATGATACCCGAGCTTCAGGCCAATATCAAGTACATCTCCATGAAGCTGGACGAGAACGAGCGGTCCACGCAGATCAGACTGATGAAGGTCAAGGATATGGTGCTGAAAGACGCGCATAATTACGAGACCTTCTGA
- the gluQRS gene encoding tRNA glutamyl-Q(34) synthetase GluQRS: MGRFAPTPSGSMHLGNLFSCLLAWLSVRAQGGRIILRMENLDTHRTSRKFAEQLMRDLEFLGLHWDEGPYWQSERGDYYQECLDKLSVQGLVYPCFCSRAELHAANAPHASDGDYIYQGTCRALTAAEIAEKSRSRAPAMRLRVSGTVGFNDLHYGWYEQDLERDCGDFLLRRSDGVFAYQLAVVADDGAMGVTQVVRGRDLLSSTPRQLYLYKLLGLPTPEFAHIPMLLSGDGRRLSKRDADMGLEKLRERFLPEEIVGSLGYLAGLLDRPEAVRPHELVPAFSWEKVPMEDIYLPSDLFDRSSRS, from the coding sequence GTGGGTCGCTTTGCGCCCACCCCCAGCGGCAGTATGCATCTGGGGAACCTCTTTAGCTGTCTGCTGGCATGGCTGTCCGTCAGGGCCCAGGGCGGCAGGATAATACTGCGCATGGAGAATCTTGATACCCATCGCACCAGCCGGAAGTTCGCTGAACAGCTTATGCGGGACCTTGAGTTTCTGGGGCTGCACTGGGACGAGGGACCCTACTGGCAGTCGGAGCGCGGAGATTATTATCAGGAGTGCCTTGATAAGCTGAGTGTGCAAGGTCTTGTATACCCGTGCTTTTGCAGCCGGGCCGAGCTCCACGCCGCGAACGCGCCCCACGCTTCGGACGGGGACTATATATACCAGGGTACTTGCCGGGCGCTTACGGCGGCGGAGATCGCGGAGAAAAGCCGGAGCCGTGCCCCGGCCATGCGCCTGAGGGTAAGCGGTACGGTGGGCTTTAACGATTTGCACTACGGTTGGTATGAGCAGGATTTAGAGAGGGATTGCGGAGATTTTCTTCTGCGGCGGTCCGACGGGGTTTTTGCCTACCAGCTGGCGGTAGTGGCCGATGACGGTGCTATGGGGGTCACCCAGGTGGTTCGGGGGCGTGACCTGCTGAGCTCGACCCCCAGGCAGCTGTATCTTTATAAGCTTTTAGGGCTCCCCACGCCGGAGTTTGCCCATATACCTATGCTCCTTTCCGGGGACGGCAGGCGGCTGTCAAAGAGGGACGCTGACATGGGACTTGAAAAGCTTCGGGAGAGGTTCCTCCCGGAGGAGATTGTGGGCAGTCTGGGGTATCTGGCGGGTTTGCTGGATAGGCCGGAGGCGGTGAGGCCCCATGAGCTTGTACCGGCGTTCAGTTGGGAGAAGGTGCCTATGGAGGATATCTATCTGCCGTCAGACTTATTTGACCGATCCAGCCGGTCTTAG
- a CDS encoding competence/damage-inducible protein A, producing MNAEIISVGTELLLGAVVNTDTAIVARALSELGIDLMHTCVVGDNPRRLKEAVEGAIARSGLLIMTGGLGPTTDDLTKETTAAAAGKKLVLHEESLRRIENYFNEKHVSENQAKQAWLPEGCTVLQNDNGTAPGCAFQAENGCTIIMLPGPPSELAPMLDNYAVPYLKKSQEYTIVSHNVHIYGRGEAPVAQMMDDLMDSENPTLAPYANEGECYLRVTAKAPSHEEADQMCWPLIEEIKKRLGNFVYSVDVDSLEELVVKELSAQGKTLATAESCTGGLLSKRITDVSGSSGVFHMGVVTYANEAKEALLGVPREVLEQHGAVSEQTARAMAEGIVKRGGSDLGVGITGIAGPEGGTAEKPVGLIYIALSDGRDTWITKRSPIGRTKSRAWHRHCAASQALDMVRRYLAGMPVIEP from the coding sequence ATGAACGCAGAAATAATTTCCGTTGGCACCGAGCTCCTCTTGGGCGCGGTAGTCAACACCGACACGGCCATCGTGGCCCGGGCCCTATCTGAGCTGGGCATTGACCTTATGCACACCTGCGTGGTGGGGGACAACCCCCGGCGGCTTAAAGAAGCGGTAGAGGGGGCCATTGCCCGCAGCGGCCTGCTCATCATGACCGGCGGGCTGGGGCCCACCACCGATGACCTGACCAAGGAAACTACCGCCGCTGCGGCGGGTAAGAAGCTGGTGCTCCATGAGGAGAGCCTGCGGCGCATAGAGAACTACTTTAATGAGAAGCACGTGAGTGAAAACCAGGCAAAGCAGGCCTGGCTCCCGGAGGGTTGTACGGTGCTGCAAAATGACAACGGAACGGCCCCCGGCTGCGCGTTCCAAGCCGAAAATGGGTGCACGATAATTATGCTCCCCGGCCCTCCCTCTGAGCTTGCTCCAATGCTGGATAATTATGCTGTGCCTTACCTCAAAAAGAGTCAGGAGTACACCATCGTGTCCCATAACGTGCACATATATGGCAGGGGCGAGGCCCCGGTGGCCCAGATGATGGACGATCTGATGGACTCGGAGAACCCGACCCTGGCTCCCTATGCCAACGAGGGGGAGTGCTATTTGCGGGTAACGGCCAAGGCCCCCTCCCATGAGGAGGCCGACCAGATGTGCTGGCCTCTTATTGAAGAGATAAAAAAGCGTCTGGGGAATTTTGTGTATAGCGTTGACGTGGACAGTCTTGAGGAGCTGGTGGTAAAGGAGCTTTCGGCACAGGGCAAAACCCTTGCCACTGCCGAGTCCTGTACCGGGGGGCTTCTCAGTAAACGGATAACGGACGTGTCCGGGTCCTCGGGAGTGTTCCATATGGGCGTGGTTACCTACGCCAACGAGGCCAAAGAAGCCCTCTTAGGTGTGCCCCGCGAGGTTTTGGAGCAGCACGGCGCGGTCAGTGAGCAGACCGCCCGGGCCATGGCCGAGGGCATTGTAAAGCGCGGCGGAAGCGACTTGGGCGTGGGTATCACCGGGATAGCCGGGCCCGAGGGCGGTACAGCAGAGAAGCCTGTGGGGCTCATATACATCGCCCTCAGCGATGGCAGGGATACCTGGATAACGAAGCGCTCGCCCATAGGCCGTACAAAGAGCCGGGCTTGGCACAGACACTGTGCCGCCTCCCAGGCGCTGGACATGGTGCGCAGATACCTAGCGGGTATGCCGGTAATAGAGCCGTGA
- a CDS encoding GNAT family N-acetyltransferase → MKNIATKQFSILSDHMDVYDFLLDIFSQDRRGGVPAPFWEYALVSSWMDKSYLHRCRIWKEGEKIVGFCFHENPVSDIYFSLREGYEELAPEMVEYAEKHMPRTDGKQQIVLVGNQREFEQAAKAAGFEKAGGYESLVYDFDEPLSYPLPEGFTFTESGSVDPAKACECCWRGFDHEQEEGPWNGEYEYAYDLINAPHATPEYDIAVMNGKGEYVCYAGMWWVPENKLAYLEPLCTVPEYRHKGLAAAALSELYRRLRPLGATHMTGGGNPFYAKIGYKKGIEWSFWRK, encoded by the coding sequence ATGAAAAATATTGCTACTAAACAGTTCAGCATTTTGAGCGACCATATGGACGTGTATGACTTCCTGCTGGACATTTTTTCACAGGACCGCCGGGGCGGCGTGCCCGCGCCCTTCTGGGAGTACGCCCTGGTGTCCAGTTGGATGGACAAATCCTACCTGCACCGCTGCCGTATCTGGAAGGAGGGGGAGAAGATAGTGGGCTTCTGCTTCCATGAGAACCCGGTGAGCGACATTTATTTCAGCCTGCGGGAGGGCTATGAGGAGTTGGCCCCGGAGATGGTGGAGTACGCCGAAAAGCATATGCCCCGGACGGACGGTAAACAGCAGATAGTGCTGGTGGGGAACCAAAGGGAGTTTGAGCAGGCGGCCAAGGCGGCGGGCTTTGAAAAGGCCGGCGGCTATGAGAGCCTGGTGTATGACTTCGACGAGCCCCTCAGCTATCCGCTGCCGGAGGGCTTCACCTTCACAGAGTCTGGCAGCGTGGACCCGGCCAAAGCCTGCGAGTGCTGCTGGAGGGGCTTTGACCATGAGCAGGAGGAGGGGCCCTGGAACGGCGAGTATGAGTACGCCTACGACCTGATAAACGCCCCCCACGCCACCCCGGAATATGATATAGCCGTGATGAACGGCAAGGGCGAGTACGTCTGCTATGCCGGGATGTGGTGGGTGCCAGAGAATAAGCTGGCGTACCTTGAGCCCCTTTGCACCGTGCCGGAGTACAGACATAAAGGGCTTGCCGCGGCGGCGCTGTCGGAGCTCTATAGACGGTTGAGACCGCTAGGAGCCACGCATATGACCGGCGGGGGGAACCCCTTCTATGCGAAGATCGGGTATAAGAAGGGGATAGAGTGGAGCTTTTGGAGGAAGTGA
- the thiI gene encoding tRNA uracil 4-sulfurtransferase ThiI, which translates to MREVILLKLGEIALKGLNRRSFEEIMMKNIRRRLSSAGEFSVTAKQSTIYVEPLDDSADMDLAEERCAKVFGAVGYTRAGAAEKELVKIQEKAAEYLRDELELAETFKVECKRSDKKFPLKSPEIATEAGAYLLEKYPHLRVDVHNPDVTVWVEVREEFAFIHSDAKPGAGGLPVGCGGKAAVLISGGLDSPVAAWSMAKRGVELTAIHFSSPPYTSELAHDKVVRLLRRVSEYAGRIKLITVELTHLQQEIRDHCPEELGTVILRRYMLRAAQALAEDEGCLALITGESLGQVASQTIQAIACTDAVVGMPVFRPLIGSDKAEIVKIARKIDTYDISIEPYEDCCTIFTPKHPRTKPSLEMVERGEGAIEGGALLKEALENVETIHINAYEDTER; encoded by the coding sequence ATGCGCGAGGTCATACTGCTGAAGCTGGGGGAGATTGCCCTTAAAGGGCTTAACCGCCGCAGCTTTGAGGAGATAATGATGAAAAATATCCGCCGCCGGCTTTCGAGCGCGGGGGAGTTTTCGGTGACGGCAAAGCAGTCCACCATCTATGTGGAGCCGCTGGACGACAGCGCCGACATGGATCTAGCCGAGGAGCGCTGCGCAAAGGTTTTCGGCGCGGTGGGCTATACCCGGGCCGGGGCGGCTGAAAAGGAGCTCGTTAAAATACAGGAGAAGGCCGCGGAGTATCTCCGGGACGAGCTGGAGCTGGCGGAGACCTTCAAGGTGGAGTGCAAGCGCAGCGACAAGAAATTCCCCCTAAAGTCCCCGGAGATAGCCACGGAGGCTGGGGCATACCTGCTGGAAAAGTACCCGCATCTGCGGGTGGACGTGCATAACCCCGACGTGACCGTATGGGTGGAGGTCCGGGAAGAATTTGCCTTTATACACTCTGACGCAAAGCCCGGGGCCGGGGGCCTCCCGGTGGGCTGCGGGGGCAAAGCGGCGGTGCTCATCAGCGGAGGACTGGACAGCCCGGTTGCCGCCTGGTCCATGGCAAAGCGCGGGGTGGAGCTGACGGCCATACACTTCTCAAGCCCTCCCTATACCAGCGAACTGGCCCACGACAAGGTGGTGCGGCTGCTTCGGAGGGTCAGCGAATACGCCGGACGTATAAAGCTCATCACCGTAGAGCTTACCCATCTCCAGCAGGAAATACGGGACCATTGCCCCGAGGAGCTGGGGACGGTGATACTTCGCCGGTATATGCTTCGGGCCGCCCAGGCCCTTGCGGAGGACGAGGGCTGCCTTGCCCTTATCACCGGGGAGAGTCTGGGCCAGGTGGCCAGCCAGACCATACAGGCTATCGCCTGTACGGACGCGGTGGTGGGTATGCCGGTGTTCAGGCCCCTTATTGGCAGTGATAAGGCCGAGATAGTGAAGATAGCAAGAAAGATAGATACCTATGACATCTCCATAGAGCCCTATGAGGACTGCTGCACGATATTCACCCCCAAGCACCCGCGCACCAAGCCCAGCCTTGAGATGGTGGAGCGGGGCGAGGGGGCTATTGAGGGCGGGGCGCTCCTTAAAGAGGCCCTGGAGAATGTGGAGACTATTCACATCAATGCCTATGAGGATACAGAGAGGTAG
- a CDS encoding HAD family hydrolase yields MGKYKAVFFDRDGTLVHGDPEWTAFRNRSLKEWSGREFDNSYDYFMKIFNRVEEGDFPFAPYHTVEEELEFFRQWYLFVFDDMGITEKRSERADMLVEKLWYLKKHPYPETVEVLEYFMNKGYKMGVISDSAPSLEMTLEDCGLHKYFTSFTASSLVGAGKPDPVIYNAALNAQGVTAEESLYVDDYRPEADGARALGFTSFLLDRQGIEPEDPFTIGNLRELVNFVERNRR; encoded by the coding sequence ATGGGGAAGTATAAGGCGGTATTTTTTGACCGGGACGGCACCCTTGTACACGGCGATCCGGAGTGGACGGCTTTCCGTAACCGCAGCCTGAAGGAGTGGAGCGGGAGGGAGTTTGACAATTCCTACGATTACTTTATGAAAATTTTCAACCGGGTAGAGGAGGGGGATTTCCCCTTCGCGCCTTACCATACGGTGGAGGAGGAGCTGGAATTTTTCCGGCAGTGGTACCTCTTTGTCTTTGACGACATGGGCATCACGGAAAAGCGCTCTGAGCGGGCGGATATGCTGGTGGAAAAGCTCTGGTACTTAAAAAAGCACCCCTACCCGGAGACGGTGGAGGTGCTGGAATATTTTATGAACAAGGGGTACAAAATGGGCGTGATAAGCGACTCTGCGCCCTCCTTGGAAATGACCCTTGAGGACTGCGGGCTGCACAAGTATTTCACCAGCTTCACCGCCAGCTCTTTAGTTGGCGCGGGCAAGCCGGACCCTGTCATCTATAACGCCGCCCTAAACGCTCAGGGGGTCACAGCAGAGGAGTCGCTGTATGTGGACGACTACCGGCCCGAGGCTGACGGAGCTAGGGCTCTGGGCTTCACATCGTTCCTGCTGGACAGGCAGGGCATAGAGCCCGAGGACCCATTTACCATCGGGAACCTGCGGGAACTGGTGAATTTTGTGGAGCGGAACAGGAGGTAA
- a CDS encoding cysteine desulfurase family protein encodes MGEHYLDNSATTRVLPEAAEEALRLMTECYGNPSSLHTMGFRAKKALDSARETIGRRLGALPEEIVFTGGGTEANNLAILGAARAKKRMGQHIVTTMTEHDSVLNTMKQLESEGFRVTYLAPGTDGNIDQAELEVAIGPDTVLVSMMLCNNETGTILPVQAAARAIKRKKSPALLHTDCVQAFCKLDFTVKGLGADLCTVSGHKVHAPKGVGALYVKKGVRLLPIVHGGGQERGLRSGTESLPLIGAFAKAVELAPKGAGALEKIGGLRELLLSDLAELPRVEVNSSGNGLPYIVNLSALGVRAETMLHFLAERGVYVSAGSACGKAKPSHVLGAMGLPRERVSSALRVSFSRFSTEEDVYALIEGLRAGLSSLEKER; translated from the coding sequence ATGGGAGAACATTATCTGGACAATTCCGCCACCACCCGGGTACTGCCGGAGGCAGCTGAGGAGGCCCTGCGTCTGATGACGGAGTGCTATGGTAACCCCTCCTCCCTGCATACCATGGGCTTTCGGGCGAAGAAGGCGCTGGACTCTGCCCGGGAGACCATAGGGAGAAGGCTGGGCGCATTGCCGGAGGAGATAGTATTTACCGGCGGGGGCACAGAAGCGAATAACCTGGCGATACTTGGCGCGGCCCGGGCAAAAAAGCGCATGGGACAGCACATAGTTACCACCATGACAGAGCACGACTCGGTGCTGAACACCATGAAGCAGCTGGAGAGCGAGGGTTTCCGGGTGACATATCTTGCCCCCGGCACCGATGGAAATATTGACCAGGCCGAGCTTGAGGTGGCCATAGGGCCCGATACGGTCCTGGTGAGCATGATGCTCTGCAACAACGAGACCGGGACCATACTGCCGGTACAGGCGGCGGCAAGGGCCATAAAGCGCAAAAAGTCTCCGGCGCTTTTGCACACAGACTGCGTGCAGGCCTTCTGCAAGCTGGATTTTACCGTGAAGGGCCTGGGAGCTGACCTGTGCACCGTCAGCGGGCACAAGGTGCACGCCCCTAAAGGCGTGGGGGCACTGTATGTAAAGAAGGGTGTGAGGTTGCTGCCCATAGTCCACGGCGGCGGCCAGGAGCGAGGGCTGCGCTCTGGGACAGAGAGCCTGCCGCTTATAGGCGCTTTCGCAAAAGCTGTAGAGCTGGCCCCGAAAGGGGCCGGGGCTCTGGAGAAAATCGGCGGGCTCAGGGAGCTCCTATTAAGTGACCTGGCTGAATTGCCCAGGGTCGAGGTGAACTCCTCAGGGAACGGCCTGCCCTATATTGTGAACTTGTCGGCCCTGGGCGTACGGGCAGAGACCATGCTGCACTTTTTGGCAGAAAGAGGAGTGTACGTATCAGCGGGGTCTGCCTGCGGCAAAGCCAAGCCCAGCCATGTGCTGGGGGCCATGGGTCTCCCAAGGGAGCGGGTTAGCTCTGCTTTGAGGGTAAGCTTTTCACGCTTTAGCACAGAGGAGGACGTATACGCGCTCATAGAGGGCCTGCGGGCAGGGCTTTCAAGTCTTGAGAAGGAGAGATAG
- a CDS encoding D-2-hydroxyacid dehydrogenase produces the protein MKNILVTVPVSQRQREALEQEGAQVRYRLGEALPSGRGGALPFPDLLPAEMVTEEDIAWADAILGNVQPGLLKSAENLKWLQTSSAGVEFYTAPGVLPKGAALTNATGAYGLAISEHMLGMLLMIFKKLELYRDAQLKENWSGQGQVRTLLGATVLVMGMGDIGGSFARLCKAMGAYVIGLRRSDGSRPDYANEVHLTGELDSLLPRADVVAVTLPGTPETRGMLGKERIGKMKPGAVVLNVGRGYLLDTEALCDALESGRLGGAGLDVTEPEPLPKGHRLWGLPTAVITPHVSGGYHLWETHERIVDIFVENLGRFLRGEALKNLVDFETGYRKL, from the coding sequence ATGAAAAACATTCTGGTTACAGTGCCGGTATCGCAAAGGCAGAGAGAAGCCCTGGAGCAGGAGGGCGCACAGGTGCGCTATAGGCTTGGGGAGGCCCTGCCCTCTGGCCGGGGAGGGGCGCTGCCCTTTCCTGACCTGCTCCCCGCGGAGATGGTGACGGAGGAGGACATCGCCTGGGCTGACGCGATACTTGGCAACGTCCAGCCGGGGCTGCTGAAAAGCGCGGAAAACTTGAAATGGCTGCAGACCAGCAGCGCGGGGGTGGAGTTCTACACCGCGCCGGGGGTCCTGCCAAAGGGCGCCGCGCTTACCAACGCCACCGGGGCCTATGGGCTGGCCATCTCCGAGCATATGCTGGGGATGCTTTTAATGATATTCAAGAAGCTGGAGCTCTATAGGGATGCTCAGCTTAAAGAGAACTGGAGCGGCCAGGGGCAAGTGCGCACCCTTTTGGGGGCAACGGTGCTGGTGATGGGCATGGGCGATATCGGCGGCAGCTTCGCCCGGCTCTGCAAAGCCATGGGAGCCTATGTGATAGGCCTGCGCAGAAGCGACGGCAGCAGGCCGGACTACGCCAACGAGGTGCACCTTACCGGGGAACTGGATTCCCTTCTCCCCCGGGCGGACGTGGTGGCCGTGACGCTGCCCGGCACCCCGGAGACCAGGGGTATGCTTGGTAAAGAGCGGATAGGTAAAATGAAGCCCGGGGCCGTGGTGCTCAACGTGGGCCGGGGATACCTCCTCGATACCGAGGCCCTCTGCGACGCTTTGGAGAGCGGGCGCCTGGGCGGGGCAGGATTAGACGTGACCGAGCCGGAGCCGCTGCCAAAGGGCCACAGGCTCTGGGGCCTGCCCACGGCGGTTATCACTCCCCATGTTTCCGGGGGCTATCATCTCTGGGAGACCCATGAGCGCATCGTGGACATATTTGTGGAGAATCTGGGCCGTTTCCTTAGGGGCGAAGCGCTTAAAAATTTGGTGGACTTCGAGACCGGCTATAGAAAGCTTTAA
- a CDS encoding NAD(+) synthase, with translation MRDGFFRVAAATPQAKVAEADVNAERIVELIKAAAEKGCGAVCLPELTVTAYTCGDLFQSRTLISAAEKALGRILEETRDLDILCVLGMPVAVEGSLYNTAAVFHRGKLLGLPAKSFIPNYSEFYEARYFAPAPEPREVTLCGQRVWLGRKLLFECVNVPELIAGVEICEDLWGPEPPSAGLCKNGATLIFNCSCSNEVAGKAEYRRDLTRMWSGHLMGAYVYSDAGLGESTGDMVFAGHDIIAENGAVLQESRLFDSGLITAEIDLEKLLQERRRNNTWVSARDPGYVRIPFEYKKDTLEGYEPERTFSRQPFVPHDPANRSERCQLILTLQAQGLATRLRHTGCKNALIAFSGGLDSTLAALVTVRAFDLLGLPRKGILTVSMPCFGTTERTKRNAETMARELGVDFKEIPIGRTVTSHFEDIGQDPENYDAAFENAQARERTQVLMDMANQRNGLMIGTGDLSELALGWSTYNGDHMSMYGVNADVPKTLVRHLVRFEAERLGGKLGEALFDVLDTPVSPELLPPKDGEISQKTEELVGPYELHDFFLYHMLRHGFGPGKIYRMACRSFTGEYGPEVIKGWLRVFCRRFFAQQFKRSCLPDGPKVGTVGVSPRGDWRMPSDASAAVWLKEIEEL, from the coding sequence ATGCGGGATGGATTTTTTAGGGTCGCGGCGGCAACGCCCCAGGCGAAGGTCGCGGAGGCCGACGTGAACGCGGAAAGGATAGTTGAGCTCATTAAGGCGGCGGCGGAGAAGGGCTGCGGGGCCGTCTGCCTGCCGGAGCTCACGGTGACGGCCTATACCTGCGGGGACCTGTTCCAGAGCCGGACGCTTATTTCGGCGGCGGAGAAGGCCCTGGGACGGATACTGGAGGAGACAAGGGACCTTGACATACTCTGCGTTTTGGGTATGCCCGTGGCTGTAGAGGGGTCGCTGTATAATACGGCGGCGGTGTTCCATAGAGGAAAACTCCTGGGGCTCCCGGCCAAGAGCTTCATACCCAACTACTCGGAGTTCTATGAGGCCCGGTACTTTGCCCCGGCCCCGGAACCCAGAGAGGTCACCCTCTGCGGTCAGCGGGTATGGCTTGGGAGAAAGCTCCTGTTTGAGTGCGTAAACGTACCGGAGCTCATAGCCGGTGTGGAGATATGCGAGGACCTTTGGGGGCCCGAGCCCCCAAGCGCAGGATTGTGCAAAAACGGCGCGACCCTTATCTTCAACTGCTCGTGCAGCAACGAGGTAGCCGGCAAGGCCGAGTACAGGCGGGACCTGACGCGTATGTGGTCCGGACACCTTATGGGGGCATATGTGTATTCGGATGCGGGGCTCGGGGAGTCCACCGGGGACATGGTCTTCGCGGGCCACGACATAATAGCCGAGAACGGCGCGGTGCTTCAGGAAAGCCGGCTCTTTGATAGTGGACTTATTACGGCTGAAATCGATTTGGAAAAGCTTTTGCAGGAGCGCAGAAGGAACAACACCTGGGTGAGCGCGAGAGATCCTGGGTATGTGCGCATACCCTTTGAGTATAAGAAGGACACCCTCGAAGGGTACGAGCCGGAACGCACCTTCTCAAGGCAGCCCTTTGTGCCCCATGACCCCGCTAACCGCAGTGAGCGCTGCCAGCTGATACTGACCCTGCAGGCCCAGGGGCTTGCGACCCGGCTGCGGCATACCGGGTGCAAAAACGCTCTTATCGCCTTCTCCGGCGGGCTTGACTCGACCCTTGCGGCGCTGGTGACCGTGCGGGCCTTCGACCTTCTGGGGCTCCCGCGCAAGGGCATACTGACCGTATCCATGCCCTGCTTCGGCACTACGGAGCGCACTAAACGCAACGCCGAAACCATGGCCCGGGAGTTGGGCGTGGACTTTAAGGAGATACCCATCGGCAGGACGGTAACGAGCCATTTTGAGGACATCGGCCAGGATCCGGAGAATTACGACGCGGCCTTTGAGAACGCCCAGGCCAGAGAGCGCACCCAGGTGCTTATGGACATGGCGAACCAGAGAAACGGCCTGATGATAGGCACCGGGGACCTGTCGGAGCTGGCCCTGGGCTGGAGCACCTATAATGGGGACCATATGTCCATGTACGGCGTGAACGCGGACGTGCCCAAGACGCTGGTGCGGCATCTGGTAAGGTTTGAGGCCGAGAGATTGGGCGGAAAATTGGGCGAGGCTCTCTTTGATGTGCTTGACACGCCGGTGAGCCCGGAGCTGCTCCCGCCAAAGGACGGAGAGATATCCCAGAAGACCGAGGAGCTGGTAGGGCCCTATGAGCTCCACGACTTCTTCCTGTACCATATGCTCCGCCACGGCTTCGGGCCGGGGAAAATCTACCGCATGGCCTGCCGGAGCTTTACGGGTGAGTATGGGCCTGAGGTCATAAAGGGCTGGCTCAGGGTATTCTGCCGCCGGTTCTTTGCCCAGCAATTCAAGCGCTCCTGCCTGCCGGACGGACCCAAGGTGGGCACGGTGGGCGTGTCCCCAAGGGGGGACTGGCGTATGCCCAGCGACGCCAGCGCGGCGGTCTGGCTGAAGGAGATAGAGGAGCTTTGA